One window of Cydia pomonella isolate Wapato2018A chromosome 7, ilCydPomo1, whole genome shotgun sequence genomic DNA carries:
- the LOC133520148 gene encoding uncharacterized protein LOC133520148 yields the protein MNFKLFCSIITVATWSYGVFGLYNKDVVCVLDKGEEPVCKVLRRNNEGKVATDNFTPAYDPYIPRSNVKLYSCSETECNALKLDSISQITSPTMFLQSCYLKAPEKYECEKVRYNYLKNIDKLLFLSNTIPDKQFYMVDCLVYKKGERVCHSKDTIDSHVKLVDAGNIAKPNESAILSQDEFVCQQSNEGEILCDLNPYIPLATGLKFKEFPKIVPEVLLKTKKFFVLLKLKCWNPWCGYTGRVLKTRRSFSYRPPGGDIYRCFYGEGQQICKRISSIYDERGSVVGD from the exons ATGAATTTCAAACTGTTTTGTTCAATTATCACTGTTGCTACTTGGAGCTATGGAGTTTTTGGG CTCTATAATAAGGACGTAGTATGCGTTTTGGAtaag GGCGAAGAACCTGTATGCAAAGTCCTTCGAAGGAATAATGAAGGAAAAGTCGCAACTGACAATTTTACTCCAGCATATGACCCTTACATACCAAGATCCAACGTTAAGTTGTACTCTTGCTCAGAAACTGAGTGCAATGCTTTAAAACTAGACTCCATATCTCAGATCACATCCCccactatgttcttgcaatcaTGTTATTTAAAAGCACCTGAGAAGTACGAATGCGAGAAAGTAAGAtacaactatttaaaaaatatcgacaaattacttttcttgtcaAATACTATACCAGACAAACAGTTTTATATGGTTGATTGTTTAGTTTATAAGAAGGGTGAACGTGTTTGTCATAGTAAGGACACTATCGACTCTCATGTGAAATTAGTAGACGCTGGGAATATAGCGAAACCCAACGAGTCAGCCATATTGTCGCAGGACGAATTTGTGTGTCAACAGAGCAACGAAGGTGAAATTCTCTGTGATCTCAACCCCTACATACCGTTAGCCACAGGTCTTAAATTCAAGGAATTCCCAAAAATTGTACCAGAAGTTCTactaaaaactaagaaattttTCGTCCTGCTCAAACTTAAGTGTTGGAACCCGTGGTGTGGATACACAGGCCGAGTATTGAAAACAAGGAGATCTTTTTCTTACAGACCTCCCGGTGGAGATATTTACCGTTGTTTTTATGGTGAAGGACAACAGATTTGCAAGAGAATTTCAAGCATATACGACGAGCGAGGATCAGTAGTGGGTGATTAA